In Buteo buteo chromosome 16, bButBut1.hap1.1, whole genome shotgun sequence, the DNA window ACAAGCCCCTCCAATACACATCTATTCTAGAGCTCCTTGAGTCtggcatttccttttctctcagaTAGGACTCTGAGTGCTGATTTCTGTAGAAGCTTGTGCTCTTAACCTGCTGCCTCTTACCAAAGCTGGAACTTTAACATTAACTGACTGGGTCATAGGGCTGAAGTACAGCAGAGCTGAGGTAGCACAAAAAAGTTTCtgattaattaatttcttttttttttgcaagtgtgTAGGCACAAGGGAACTTCTAGGCATACATTTGCTTAAAGGTTGCCAGGACTTTGCCTGGCCATGCTGTTATGAGCAGTAACTGGACATTTCTATCCATGTAGTCTGAAGACCTAAGAGAGCCATTATGCATGTGCTTACAACACACTTACGCTATCTCTTTCTgtaatactttttctttaaataaattgtttccTAGAACATACTGACATGCATATGAAACATGTTTGTTTACTTGGCTAGTTTATTAGAGCTTGAAGTAAAAGGGAATTATTTAGAAACTGATTCCCAGAAATTGGAATACAGGCAAACATACTGTGTACACGACCTCTGAATGCCATGGGAGCCTTGGTATGTGAAAAGCAGATGGCAGAGAACTAGCTAGCTTTCCAAAGATGACCATAAATCAGAAGTCAGTTTGCTAATCTCAAAGGAGATGCAATAGGGTTCAGAGGGTGCTGgagaatttgtttaaaatgatgTACTCTTTGCCATAAATACAtctttccccccccacccccttttttcctgtaactgtGATCCAGGCATGCCCTCACAGTTCTTTAtaccattaaaagaaaaaagcgggggggcggggggggaagccaGTGCTGCCTATATGTTATTTTTTAGGTATATTGAAATTATCAATTTCTGGGCTATTGTGCTGTATTCAGGAAACATGGAGGGTTTCTGTATGTGTAAAATTGGATGTATTTACCACGATTTTTATATGagagttttggaaaaaaaaaataggggacTGTGTACAGAAGAAAACTTAATAGTAATGTGCTGTCAGTGTTCTCAGGATAAGTCTTTGTGAATCTTAAACTCTGAGTTTTTTTCACAAAAGAGTTTATACTTTCTTGTCATGGGTGCAGCCTCTTGTTCCTTTCAGCTAATAGTGACAGGCTCAGTCCATGAAACATAGtatctgggttttttctgcactcttatttctcttccttttcatcttaGCTCTGTGCCTGCCATGAGCATTTAAATACTTTATCTTCTGTCCCACTCAGGTAATGGAAAACTGGCCAGCATGCCGGCTGGGGGAGCTGTGGCTGTCTCTGCTGGAGGGGGCTCTGccgctcctgctgcagctgctgcccctgctgccGGTAAGTATGGGTGGAGAGGCATTGTTACAGGGcagctctgtttttctctattaaaatcttaaaaattgaGTCCAAATTTCAAGGCTTTTCTACTTTGGCAGTTCACTATGTGATTGAAGTGTAAACTGAATGGTTACTTTTCCTTTGGGCCATCAAAAGCATTTGCTCTTTATCCACCTTAAGATTGGTCTGGCTTAGAACCAAGAGTCAGACAGACTTCACTGTGTAAAGCACATCCCTTCAATAGCAGTGTCTGTGTCTCCTTGGTGTTTGTATTTGGCTATTGAAAGGGAATGAGATGAACCATGGAGGCTGAAATACCAGTAATACGAACACCAAAACATGTATCTTTAAGATCTGTGGtgcaaaaaatgtaaatactgaCCATTGgcttggtcttttttttttttttttcttcagctgaggagaagaaagaagagaagaaggaggagtcTGAAGAATCTGACGATGACATGGGATTCGGCCTATTTGATTAATTATTTGTTatagagaaattaaaattctttgttttaaatgttttttgagTTTATTATTATAACCATGCAAGTGCTGTTGGATTCAGACAGCTGTTCTTAAAATAGCTCTGAGACAGCTTTGATTTTTTATCTCTGAAACTGGTATGTGAATTTTATGACAAGCCATGGGACTGAACTCTTAAAGGAATTAGGAAATGGCTAAGCTATGTGAACCTGGATGCTTGTTTTGACACTGCTGTTTCTTAAACAGTATGTGGAAGCTGAATCTACCTGATGTTAAGTTCACCTTCTCCATACTATTTTGCCATCCCAGTTACTCAGGAAAGAGTCCCATCTATTCAGCAATGAAAggactttatttttcaggatCTGTTTAATCAATTCCAAAACATGTGAAATTGGATGGACAGCAGGTCTGAATTAGTCCAGAAACATTGTCATTTCAGAGCTAGTTACAGCAATTAGTTTTTGTAAATATCTAAAAGCACTGATTTCACTGCTGGGTCAGATTTCCAAGATCTAGGGACAACACCAATAAAATGCTTGACTGTGCTTGAATTTCATGTTACATCTGTTTGCTTAACATAGaatctgtaacaaaaaaaagactgcatcCTGTTCTTCATGGGACACTGAGATCATGCAAAGGTGCTCTTCATACTGAATGGCTGTTCTGGGGGTATCTGAACCAATAGGACGTGAATCACCTTGAtctgaacaaaaagaaactattttatgaGGAGAGTGGTATTTTTGGAGAACTGAAACTGATCTCTGGTATGCCCAGAAGAACACATCAACTTGGGAGGACagtaaattttgcttttataaagtGTCTTCTGCTAGGAGGTGGTTCTGGAAGGCAACTTACCCTGACTTCTACAGCAGTCCTGGCTGTCACCATAAGTAGGTAAAGTACAAGTAGCACATGTGATGATCTTCCCATGCCAAGTCTCCACAGGCAGCGTTAAAAAGAGGTGTCATGGAGCAGTCTATACTGTGAAGCTTTTCTAACATAGTTatctgggggaggggggaggggaagtgCTAGCTGATACAGCTATGTTGGTTATGCGTTCCCTGGACAAGGCATGGCAAGTACTTCTGAGAGGAGAGAAGGGTGAAATCCAAGTAGGAAAAACTTATCTCCCTGTGGTGTACTAAGAGAAAACACCCATTACTTCACAGCAGCTAAGGGAGCGAGCAGTTGAAAGTTGGATCCTCGGACCTCGAAATGACTGATTTGAGCAACTAACCCTTGCTGCCCTTCTGTGCCTACTGCAAGAAAGTTATGGGAGGTTAACAGTGCCAACACATTTCATCTACTTCGTCTCTTAAGTCCTAGCATGGTGATCTTTGTGGTAGTAACGAAAACTGCTCATGTTCACTCTAGTTCTCTGTCAAGACTTGTAATGGCTGTGGTTTGGCACTGGAAGGGGTGCAGGTATACctgtgtttctttccttgctgATTTCTCCATTTCAGATCACTGAAAAAAGAGTGATTCTTGGATGTAGTTTTACTGAGAGGTAACTCCTGCCACCCTGCAATATTGCCTTGCTTGGCTGCTGCACGAGCCAAGTCAGTGTTTACACAGGAGGGAACTGCCCTGTCATACCACTCAGCAGGGTTTTTCCATGCACAAAGGAATTTGTGCACTGAGCTATTCCATGACTTTTGCTGTGCCCAGGCTTGTGGGATGAGACTGAAACCCGTGGTGCCAGCTGTTGGCTGCTGTGAGGGGAGGactattacttttttccccttatttatCTCTATCTTCTGCTATGACCTGTTAAACCTTGAGTTATGGACCTGATCCTGTGTTGGGTGTCCTCCTGTCACCTTTAAATTCCTTCCTGAAAGTGCATCATTTTGATGAAAACTTGCTCAATCTGCTTTGTGAAAGAGGACAGCTCATTTGGTAAACTGTTTAGAGAAGAAACTTTTGGGGGCAGCTCTTGGAGAAAGCgctgaaaatacagtatttgttaCACTGCCAGAGGGAGCCGCTGTATTCTACATAACCACCCCGTGTAGGTATTCCTTGTGAAGGTCAGTGGACAGGTCTACTCCAAGATTTCACACACATTTTACAGAATTTGCTAAAATCTCTGCATGGTGAACGTTTCttccaaatgcaaaatcaaACCATTTTAAGCTTTCTTCCCCTGTACCTATTTATGAAGCAGTTGTCACATGGTGGCTTTGTATATGAGCAGTGATGTGCCTGGAAGACTATTGCAGACTTGTTTGGTGTTCTGGATGGAGCTCACCACTCTGTTCGGCTGATCTCAATGAGCTTTAGCTATGAAGGAGTTGGgatccctgctcctgctctgtggACGCTGTTCCGAATTTTCAGGTGTCACTGATGCCTTTTCAGACTGGGCAATGATTTCCAATGGCAAGGGTAGCAGTGGGGTGGATGTGTTGTATTCCATGATGCTCTCGGAGAAAACTAGCACCTGCAAACACTTGGAGTGGTGGCCTAGTCTGTCCCCTTGCAGAATCAATTTTAGCTAGAACAgatttttcctgatttcataAAGAAAGGCTCAAAGGcattgaagggaaaggaaaggatagCCTTGTGCTTGGAGATTATACTGGTAACTGATCATTACTAAATTGACAGTAGGGCAGAGTGATTTAGTCATAGGCTTGACATTGAAACACGTAAGCTTTCCTCACTGGGAAATTCTGCGCCATCTCAAATCAGCTCTGACTGAAAATCATTCCTTACACCATGGGGCAGGGAGAGTGACATCTTTGCTACTTGGAAAGCAGGGAGAATGTCCTGGACACTACTGGAAAGTAATAAGCAATGGGTCCCTTGGGGCCGCTGTCAAATTAACTGGTTTCACTCTTACTACTAAGGCCCAGTTTTGCAAACCACTACATGCTTGTGCTCAGTAGGTTTTACTTAACGTCGGGCAGAGACATCTGTAGTAGCTTTCCTAGAAGGAAAATTCAGTCCCAAGAGAGCAGGACAAGGGGACTGCTCCATTGCCTAAGGAGATGCTCCTATGAAGCAAGTCTGAAGTCTTTGATAAAGAATTATCCGATATACACAAACATCACAGGTAAGAAAAAGACATCACAGTCAGGCTTTGCAGTGATGTTAATGGCACTCGTGTTGGGCTTCATGACCTGTGCCCCAGTCTTGCTGACTACAGGCCACAATAGTAGAGTAACATGCTGAAGACAACAGTGTAACAGGCTGCTACTCAGCTtccctttaaaattaattcccatTGGCCATCAACAACCAAGGTCTTacctgaaaaaacaaacagaggtTGTTTGTATGTTATTATCTCATATGTACTAACTGCTCACCATTCATTagactggaaaacaaatgcaacaaAGGGAGATTGCATGAGAAGCTGTCTCAGTGGCATCACAACATGCAAGGGCACAAATGAACTTGTATTCTGATAGGACTTTGATACACATGAAAAGCTGCCATGTAAATCTTGCTGACCTGGTTTACTGCAGGATTATGAGCAATTGCAGAATTATGGCAGTGCTTTCTtattgagaagaaaaagattagtTTGGGgggataatttatttttgagaaaaacagtTGTTTGCCAGCCTGTTAGTGCCAGTACCCAGGCAGCATTCTGCAAGAGATTACTGTTCACATGGTTTATTTCATTAACCTGTTTCAACAGGGCAGCATTAACTTCCTCAAACAGGTAACTTTGAGGGTCAAGGCAGAGTGATATAAACAACTCAGGATGAGCTTGCTGTTGAGAAATCAAGTGAAACTAACCCCAGCATTGTCACAGCATTGTTGTTTCTATTTTCCAGACATAGTAGGAACTTTAAAGTt includes these proteins:
- the RPLP2 gene encoding large ribosomal subunit protein P2, whose product is MRYVAAYLLAVLGGNESPTSKDLKKILDSVGIETDDERMNKVISELNGKNIEDVIAQGNGKLASMPAGGAVAVSAGGGSAAPAAAAAPAAAEEKKEEKKEESEESDDDMGFGLFD